Proteins found in one Mangifera indica cultivar Alphonso chromosome 15, CATAS_Mindica_2.1, whole genome shotgun sequence genomic segment:
- the LOC123197405 gene encoding lamin-like protein — MTVALKMVMGVALVLVWDMVVMVPEVAATRWTVGANHGWTTGVNYTSWAQDKHFINGDWLFFVYDRNQMNVLEVNKTDYESCNSDHPLHSWTTGAGRDVVPLNVTRDYYFISGKGFCYGGMKLAVHVENPPPPPVASPVESGSPSIYQDKLVLPALFALGALWNALIRFP; from the exons atGACTGTGGCACTAAAAATGGTGATGGGGGTTGCACTAGTGTTGGTATGGGACATGGTGGTGATGGTTCCTGAGGTGGCTGCAACCAGGTGGACTGTGGGAGCTAACCACGGCTGGACTACTGGTGTGAACTACACAAGTTGGGCTCAAGACAAGCACTTTATCAATGGAGATTGGCTCT TTTTTGTATATGACAGGAATCAGATGAACGTGCTCGAGGTGAACAAGACAGACTATGAATCATGCAACTCCGATCACCCACTTCACAGCTGGACTACCGGAGCTGGGAGAGACGTGGTTCCGCTTAATGTGACCAGAGATTACTACTTCATTAGTGGCAAGGGCTTCTGCTATGGCGGTATGAAACTAGCTGTCCATGTCGAAAACCCACCTCCTCCTCCTGTAGCCTCCCCGGTTGAAAGTGGCTCTCCATCAATCTACCAAGACAAGCTTGTTTTACCAGCTCTTTTTGCCCTTGGTGCCCTGTGGAACGCCCTCATCCGTTTCCCGTGA
- the LOC123198262 gene encoding chorismate mutase 1, chloroplastic, with the protein MEAKLLTASSSSSVIPSLNVPKRSQPTCLFSVKTRKTSTLTVFCSSLQEKRVPPLNASSSLIGSSRRHKRVDESENLTLEGIRSFLIRQEDSIIFSLLERAQYCYNADTYDPNFFNMDGFEGSLVEYILKETEKLHAKLGRYKSPDEHPFFPDELPAPVLPPLQYPKVLHPIADLININDKVWGMYFRDIIPRLVKEGDDGNCGSTAVCDTMCLQALSKRIHYGKFVAEAKFSADPETYKASIIAQDRDKLMSMLTYPKVEEAVKRRVEMKARAYAQEVTGDFEVNGVELMFKITPSLVADLYDDWIMPLTKEVQVEYLLRRLD; encoded by the exons ATGGAGGCCAAGCTTCTTACAGCTTCCTCCTCTTCTTCAGTCATTCCTTCTCTTAATGTCCCCAAGCGCTCCCAACCCACCTGCCTTTTTTCTGTCAAGACCAGAAAAACCTCTACTTTAACGGTTTTCTGTTCCAGTTTGCAGGAGAAACGTGTGCCTCCTCTCAATGCTTCCTCCAGCTTAATTGG GTCATCACGAAGACATAAAAGGGTTGATGAGAGTGAGAACTTGACACTAGAGGGCATAAGAAGTTTTTTAATCCGACAAGAGGACAGCATTATATTTAGTCTTTTAGAGAGAGCTCAATATTGTTATAATGCAGACACATATGACCCTAATTTTTTCAACATGGATGGTTTCGAAGGCTCTTTGGTGGAGTATATTCTCAAAGAAACTGAAAAGCTTCATGCCAAG TTGGGCAGATACAAGAGTCCAGATGAGCATCCTTTCTTTCCAGATGAACTGCCCGCCCCAGTCTTGCCACCTCTGCAATACCCTAAG GTACTACATCCCATCGCcgatttaatcaatataaatgataaaGTGTGGGGCATGTACTTTAGAGATATCATCCCTAGGTTAGTGAAGGAAGGAGATGATGGCAATTGTGGATCAACTGCTGTTTGCGATACAATGTGCTTGCAG GCATTGTCAAAGAGAATTCATTACGGTAAATTTGTCGCAGAGGCAAAATTTTCAGCAGATCCAGAAACTTACAAGGCTTCAATAATAGCACAG GATCGAGATAAACTGATGAGTATGCTGACATACCCAAAAGTTGAAGAGGCAGTCAAAAGGAGAGTAGAAATGAAAGCCAGAGCATATGCACAAGAAGTCACCGGGGATTTTGAAGTAAATGGAGTAGAGCTGATGTTTAAAATAACTCCAAGCTTGGTTGCAGATCTCTATGATGACTGGATCATGCCCCTCACAAAGGAAGTCCAAGTAGAGTACTTACTGAGAAGGTTGGACTAA